The DNA segment CTGCTTTTTGCCCTGGTGGTGGCTCTGCCCATCGGGGTGGTCTCCGCCGTGCGTCAGTATTCCGTGCTGGACCGGGTGAGCATGGCGGGTGCTTTCCTGGGCATCTCCATGCCCGCCTTCTGGCTGGGGCTCATCGCCATCATCATCTTCTCCCTGCACCTGGGGTGGTTTCCCACCTCGGGCCGCATCACCTACGGCTTGCAGCCCCAGACCATCACGGGACTGTTCGTGCTGGATGCCCTGCTCACCGCCAACCTGCCTGGGCTCAGGGATGCACTGAGGCACCTGGTGCTGCCCTCGGTTACCCTGGGTGCGGGGGTGGCGGCGGTGGTGGCCCGGGTAGTGCGATCGAGCATGTTGGAGGTCCTGCGCACCGATTACGTGCTTTTGGCCCGGGCCAAGGGGGTGGCAGAACGGGCGGTGATCATACGTCACGCCCTGCGCAACGCCCTCATCCCCACGGTGACGGTCGTTGGGTTGCAGGTGGGAACCCTGCTGGGCGGCAACATGATCGTGGAGACCATATTCGGCTGGCCGGGTCTGGGCCGGCTGGTGGTGGATGCCATTTTCGCCCGGGACTATCCCCTGGTGCAGGGATCCGTGATGGTGTACGCCCTCACCTTCGTGGTGGTTAACCTGGCCACCGACGTGCTGTACACTTACCTCAACCCCAAGATCACCCTGTGAGTGGGGGGGCACACGTTGCAGGAGTCACCGGCTGCAGCCGTACACCATCGTAGTACCTGGGAGCTGGCCCGCCTGCAGGTGGGATTGTGGCTGCGTAACCTGGGGGCCTTCTTGCGGAAGCTCGTCCGCCACCCCAGTGCCGTTG comes from the Bacillota bacterium genome and includes:
- a CDS encoding ABC transporter permease gives rise to the protein LLFALVVALPIGVVSAVRQYSVLDRVSMAGAFLGISMPAFWLGLIAIIIFSLHLGWFPTSGRITYGLQPQTITGLFVLDALLTANLPGLRDALRHLVLPSVTLGAGVAAVVARVVRSSMLEVLRTDYVLLARAKGVAERAVIIRHALRNALIPTVTVVGLQVGTLLGGNMIVETIFGWPGLGRLVVDAIFARDYPLVQGSVMVYALTFVVVNLATDVLYTYLNPKITL